Below is a genomic region from Sphingopyxis terrae subsp. terrae NBRC 15098.
CTCACCCGGCTGGGGCAGGCGGCGTCGCGGCGCGGCAAGAGCCTGGCCTTTTGCGACGAGGTGGCGCAGCTCATCTGGGGCGGCGCGCAGGACTGGCACCTCGGCGACCATCTGGCGGGCGCAGCGAAGCGCGCCGGGCTCGATCTCGCCGAACTCGATGCGGAGGCGGAAAGCGACGCCGAAACGCTCGATCAGGAGATCGCCGCCAACCAGGTCGCGCTCGAAATCGCCGGCCATTGGGGCGTGCCGACATTGGTGTTCGAAGGCGAGCCCTTCTTCGGACAGGACCGCATCGAAATGGCGAAGTGGCGCATGGAGCAAAAAGGGTTGCGCCCGCGATAGCTTGCGGACGTTCGCGCTTATCCTCGCCCGTTTGCATGGAGCGAAGTCCGCTCCCTACCCCAAAACCACCATGTGTGGCCGCGGCTGATGTCGGTCGGTTCGTGCGAACGCCCGCTTGGGGATTTCACCCGCTTGCCCTTGCGCGTCTTCCCCGCATAAGGACGGGCATGAGCATCGAACCGCAATTTTTCGACGCGCGCGATGGGGTGCGCCTGGCCTGGCGCGCAATGGGCGAAGGTCGGCCGATCCTGTTGCTGCATGGCCTGTTTTCGAGCGCCGAGGTCAACTGGATCAAATTCGGCACCGCAGCGCGAATCGCGCGTGAGGGATATCATGTCATCATGCCCGACCTGCGCGTCCACGGATCGAGCGCGGCGCCGCATGGGGCGGAGCATTATCCTTCCGACATATTGGTGGATGACCTGCAGGATCTGGTCGCGCATCTCGATCTTGCCGATTTCGACCTTGGCGGCTTCTCGCTCGGCGCGCGGACGAGCGTGCGCGCGGTCGTTGCGGGGATGCGCCCGGCGCGCCTGATCCTTGGCGGTATGGGGCTGGCGGGACTCGCGGGGTGGCAGCGGCGCGGGCAGTTCTTCAAGCGCGTGATCGCCGAATATGACAGCGCGAAGCGCGGCGACGACACATGGCTGTCGATCCAGTTCATGAAAACGATGAAGATCGACCGTGTCGCGGCGGGGCTTCTGCTCGACAGCTTCACCGACACGCCGCCCGAAGCGCTGGCGGCGATCACGATGCCGACGCTGGTGGTGTGCGGCGAACAGGATCAGGACAATGGCTCAGCGTCCGAACTAGTCGCGGCGCTGGCCGATGCCCAACTCGCGACGATCCCCGGCACGCACATGTCGAGCGTCACCGAGCCCGAGCTGGGTGAGGCGATCGCGGCCTTTCTGACCGCTTGACCCCCCGGCGCCGACGCGCCAAGCTGGTTTTACGGCGCCGCAGAGCGCACCCCCAAAGTCCAGAGGATTGCACCCCATGAAAGCCATGATTTCGACTATGTCGCTTGCCCTGTCGCTCGCGCTCGCCGCACCGGCATATGCGCAGGACAATGCCGCCGCGACCGCGGCCCCCGCCGCCACGCCGACCGCGGCCGACGCCGATGCCTTCATCGCCGCCGTCGAGAAGGATCTGTTCGACTATACGGTCGAGGCGAGCCAAGTGAACTGGGTCAACGCCACCTACATCACCGACGACACCGACGCGATGGCCGCGCGGATCAATGCCGTGGGGACCGAAAAGTCGGTCAAATATGCACTCGAAGCCGCGAAATATATGGATGTGCCGGGGCTCAGCGCCGATACGAAGCGCAAGCTCGACATCCTGCGCACCGGCCTTGTCCTTCCCGCGCCGACGAAGCCTGGCGCCGCGACCGAGCTCAACACGATCGCGACCGACCTGCAATCGCAATATGGCAAGGGCCGCGGCAGGCTCGACGGCAAGGAAATCTCGGGATCGGATATCGAGGCGGAGATGGGCAATCTCCAGCACACGCCCGCCGAATTCGCCGAAATGTGGACAAGCTGGCACGACAATGTCGGCGCCCCGATGAAGGATGATTATGCGCGCATGGTCGCGATCGCCAACGAAGGCGCGAAGGAACTCGGCTTTGCCGATACCGGCGCGATGTGGCGGTCGGGCTATGACATGTCGCCCGAGGATTTCGCGAAGACCACCGAACGGCTGTGGCAGGAAGTGAAACCGCTCTACATGGCGCTTCACACCTATGTCCGCTGGAAACTCAACGAGAAATATGGCGACGCGGTGCAGCCGAAAACCGGCCCGATCCGCGCCGATCTACTTGGCAACATGTGGGCGCAGGAATGGGGCAATATCTACCCGCTCGTCGCGCCGCCGGGATCGGGCGACCTAGGTTACGACATCGGCGATCTGCTCAAGGAAAAGGGCAAGGCGCCGCTCGACATGGTCAAGGCGGGCGAGAATTTCTATTCCTCGCTCGGCTTCGCGAAGCTGCCCGATACCTTCTGGAAGCGCAGCCAGTTCCTGAAGCCCGCCGACCGCGAAGTCGTGTGCCATGCCTCGGCCTGGGACGTCGACAACAAGGACGACATCCGCATCAAGATGTGCATCAAGGTGAACAGCGACGATTTCGTCACCATCCACCACGAGCTTGGCCACAACTATTATCAGCGCGCCTATAACAAGCAGCCGTTCCTCTATCTGAACGGCGCCAACGATGGCTTCCACGAAGCGATCGGCGACTTCATCGCGCTGTCGATCACCCCGCAATATCTGGTCGACATCGGCCTGCTTGACAAGGCGAAGGTGCCGAGCGCCGACAAGGATATCGGCCTGCTGCTGCGTCAGGCGATGGACAAGGTCGCCTTCCTGCCCTTCGGCCTGCTCGTCGACCGCTGGCGCTGGGGCGTGTTCGACGGGTCGATCAAGCCCGCCGATTACAACAAGGCCTGGACCCAGCTTCGCCTGCAATATCAGGGCATCACGCCGCCGGTCGCGCGCCCCGAAACCGCGTTTGACCCGGGCGCCAAATATCATATCCCCGGCAACACGCCCTACACCCGTTATTTCCTGGCGCGCGTGCTGCAGTTCCAATTCTATCAGGCGGCGTGCAAGCAGGCGGGATGGAAGGGCCCGCTCCACCGTTGCTCCTTCTATGGCAACAAGGAAGTGGGGCAGAAGCTGAACGCGATGCTCGAAATGGGCGCCTCCAAGCCCTGGCCTGACGCGCTCGAGGTCTTCACCGGCAGCCGCGACATGTCGGGCAAGGCGATGATGGAATATTTCGCCCCGCTCAAGAAATGGCTCGACGAACAGAATAAGGGCAAGCCGTCGGGCTGGTAAGGCACGCGGAACCGCAAGCAAGGGACCGGAAAGCCATCTTTCCGGTCCCTTTGCATGTCGGCCGGGTACCGGCCGCCGCCGCTTTGCCGATTGCCTGATTTCCTGCGCCGTTCTAGGCTCTTGGCCGGGTGCCCAGAGCGGAGGAATGCAGCAGTGAGCGACGGCAGCGAAGCGACCGAAATCTATATCGGACTCGGCGGAGGCGGTGCGCCCGACGGGCCGCGCCAGTCGCTGGTGCTGAAGCGCGCGAACCGCCACGGGCTGATCGCGGGCGCGACCGGGACCGGCAAGACGGTGACGCTGCAGGGACTGGCCGAGGGCTTTTCGGCGGTCGGCGTGCCGGTCTTCGTTGCCGACGTGAAGGGCGACCTGTCGGGCCTCGCGATGGCGGGCAGTCCGACATCGAAACTGCACGAGGTCTTTGCCAAACGCGCGGCCGAAATCGGCGACAGCGACTGGGCCTATCACGACAATCCGGCGATCTTCTGGGACCTGTTCGGCGAACAGGGCCACCCCATCCGCACCACCATTTCCGAAATGGGGCCGCTGCTGCTCGCGCGGCTGATGGATCTCAACGAGGTGCAGGAAGGGGTTTTGTCGATCGCCTTTCGCGTCGCCGACGAACAGAATCTGCTGCTGCTCGATATGGGCGATTTGCAGGCGATGCTCGCCTGGTGCGCCGAAAATGCCGGCGATCTGTCGACCAAATATGGCAATGTGACCAAAGCGACGGTGGGGACAATCCAGCGCCAGCTTTTGTCGCTGCAAAGCCAGGGCGGCGACCATTTCTTCGGCGAACCCGCGCTGGACATCATGGATATGATCCAGTGCGACGACAAGGGCCGCGGCTATGTGAACATCCTTGCCGCCGACAAGCTGATGGCCAGTCCGAAGCTTTATGCGACCTTCCTGCTCTGGCTGCTGTCCGAGATGTTCGAGACGCTTCCCGAAATCGGCGATCCCGACAAGCCGAAGCTCGTTTTCTTTTTCGACGAGGCGCATCTGCTGTTCGACGATGCGCCGCCCGCGCTCGTCGACAAGATCGAACAGGTCGTGCGCCTGATCCGCTCGAAAGGCGTCGGCGTCTATTTCGTGACGCAGAACCCGATCGATGTGCCCGAAGAAGTCGCGGGGCAGCTCGGTAACCGCGTCCAGCACGCGCTGCGCGCCTTTACCCCGCGCGACCAGAAGGCGGTGAAGGCGGCGGCCGACACCTTTCGGCCCAATCCGAAGGTCGATGTCGCGCGCGAGATCACCGAGCTCAAGGTCGGCGAGGCGCTGGTCTCGCTGCTCATGCCCGACGGCGCGCCCTCTCCGGTCGAGCGCACGCTGATCAAGCCGCCCTGCTCGCGCGCCGGCCCGCTCGATCCCAAGGAGCGCGCGATCATCCAGTCGATCTCGCCGGTCGCGGGCAAATATGACACACTCGTCAATCGTGAAAGCGCCGAAGAACTGCTCGCCGCCAAGGCCGAGCAGGCGCAGGCGGCCGCCGCCGAAGCCAAGGCGCAGGAGGAAGCCGACAAGGCGGCGGCAATCGCAGCGAAGGAAGAGGCCAAGCGCAAGGCCGCCGACGAGCGCGTCCGCCTGCAACAGGAACGCGCCGCGGCGCGCGAGGCGGCGAAGCCGAGCATGGCCGAAAAGATGATGCAATCGGCGGCGCGCTCTGCCGCGACGAGCCTCGGCCGGCAGGTTGCGGGCAAGTTCGGCGGCCAGTTGATGCGCGGCATATTGGGCAGCCTGTTCAAATGACCGCCGGCGATGCCGCGCGGATGGAGGCGGCGCTGCTCGCCATCGCCGACGCGGGCATCGACATTCGCCATGCGCTGTTCGATCGGTTCCTCAATGCCTTCCCGCAGCGACGCGCCGCCTTTCTGAACCTCGATGCGGCGTCGCGGCGCATGACCGACGAGACGTTGCAGGCGATGTTCGGGCTGGCGCAGGACGAAGGCTGGGTCTGGCCGCAGATTGCCGAACTGGTGGTGACGCATCGCAACTATGGAGCGCTGACGACGGCCGAATATGACGCCTTCGTCGATATGGCGGTCGATGCGCTTGCGGTGGCGGCGGGCACCGCATGGGACGCGGATTGCAACGCCGCGTGGCGCCGTCAGGCCGCGGCGCTCAAAGCGATGATCCACCGCGCACTCGCCGAATGGCAGGCGGCGCTTCCCGAGGCGCACCGCCAGGCGGCCGGCTGATCCGAGCCCGCGCCCGCGGCGCGCTATTCCATCTCGACAGGCGCCGAGGCTTCAGGCAATTTGGTTGCATGACAAAACCTATATTGCCTGGAGAGGTAGCCGCCGCCGTCGTCGATCCCGCCGCTTACGGGGCATGGGACGGCTTGCACGAACAGCTTTCCTGGGCGCGCGCCAATGCGCCGCTCGCGGTAGCCGAGAACCCTGACTATGATCCCTTCTGGCTGGTGACGCGGCACGCTGACGTCATGGCGATCGGCCGCGATCCGCAGCGCTTTGCCAATGCAGTGCGCCCGACCGTGCTCACCAATCGCGATGGCGAGGCGCTCGCCCGCGCCGCGACGCCGGGCAATGACGGGCATCTGATCCGTTCGCTCGTCCAGATGGACGCGCCCGACCATATGAAATACCGGCTGCTGACGCAGAGCTGGTTCATGCCCAAGAATCTGAAGCAGGTCGAAGACCGCATCCGTCAGATCGCACGCGAGACGGTCGACAAATTGCTCGCGACCGGCGGCGAATGCGATTTCGCGCGTGACGTCGCGGCGCATTACCCGCTGCATGTCGTGATGGACATATTGGGGGTGCCGCCGGAAGACGAGCCGCGAATGCTGATGCTGACCCAGCAATTGTTCGGATCGACCGACCCCGACCTCAACCGCAGCCGCGAGGCGATCACCAGCGCCGAACAGGCGATCGCCATGCTCCACTATGTCATCGCTGATTTCGAAAATTATTTCCGCGAACTGACCGCTGACCGCCGCGCCAATCCGCGTCAGGATATTGCGACGGTGATCGCCAATGCGACGATCGACGGCGGTCAGATCCCTGACCGCGAACTTGCAGGCTATTATATGATCATCGCAACGGCGGGGCACGACACGACGAGTGCGTCAACCGCCGGCGCGATCATGGAGCTGGCGAAGAATCCGGCGCTTTTCGAACGCTTTCGGGCCGCCGACAGCGACAAGGCAGGGCTGATCGAAGAGGCGATCCGCTGGACGACGCCGGTGCAGCATTTCATGCGCACCGCGCGGGCCGATGTCGAGATCGGCGGGCAGCAGATCCGCGAAGGCGACTGGCTGATGCTCAACTATGTCTCGGCCAACCGCGACGAGGCGGTGTTCGGCGACCCCTTTGCCTTCGACCCCGACCGTGCGAAGAATCAGCAGATCGCCTTCGGCTTCGGCGCGCATGTGTGCCTCGGCCAGCATCTGGCGCGCATGGAAATGCGGATCATGATGGAAGAATTGCTGCCGCGCCTGAAAAAGCTCGAACTCGCGGGCGAACCGGCGCGCGTCGAATCGGTGTTCGTCGGCGGCTTGAAGCGCCTGCCGATCCGGTTCGAAGCGGCGTAGGGGGCTGCAAGCGACAGAAGATTGCCGGGCTGACTGAAGGAACGAGCGTCCCGGGTCGCTATTGTGTTCCCCGGCGAACGCCGGGGCCCAGAGCGTCGAACGCTGACGTTGGAGTTTTAAAGCCCCGGACCCCGGCTTTCGTCAGGGAACAGCAAACTGCCGCAAGGACGCTACCCTAAACTTTCTCGCCCGGAAAGAAGCGCGCGATCACATCGCTGGCGAGGCGCGCCGGGCGCAGCGTTTCGGCGTCGATGCAACACCAGCTCGATTTGACTTCGGCGAGCACCTCTTCGCCGCGCTTTATGATCGTTTCATAGAAAGCGCGCGCGCCCTGAACCTTTTCCAGGATCACCGTCGCGATGACCTCATCGTCGAGAAAGGCGGGGCGGCGATAGGTGATTTCATGCTTCAGCGCGACCCACAGATGCTGGGCCACCGCCTCGGGCGGCGCGATCTTTCGCCAGTGCGACAGCACTGCATCCTGCACCCAGCTTAGATAATGGGCGTTGTTGACGTGGCCCATGAAGTCGATGACGTCGGGGCCGACGGTGATGTCATGGTCGTGGGGAAGCGCGGCGCTGCTCATATCGTTGACACTAGTGTCAACAATTCGTGACGGAAAGATGAAATCCGATTCTTTTCTGGTCCGGTCTCGGGAAGGACCATCTTCTGCGTCGGCGAAGAATGCACTCAGCCGCGGCCGCGATAGGGCGCGACCCCCTGATCGGGCAGCCACAGCCCCAGGGGCGGCGGCCCCGATTGCCAGAACACGTCGATGGGAATGCCGCCGCGCGGATACCAATAGCCGCCGATGCGCAGCCATTGCGGCTGCATCTCGTCAAACAGGCGGCGGCCGATACCCACGGTGCAGTCTTCGTGAAAGCCTGCATGGTTGCGGAAGGAGCCGAGGAACAGCTTGAGGCTTTTCGATTCGACGATCGTCTCGCCCGGCGCATAGTCGATCACCAGATGCGCGAAGTCGGGCTGCCCGGTAACGGGGCAGAGCGAGGTGAATTCGGGCGCGGCAAAGCGCACGAGATACAGCTCGCCGGCGCGCGGATTGGGGACATAGTCGAGCAATGCCGCCTCGGGCGAGGCAGGCAGTTCACTCGATTGGCCGAGATGTTTGGGCTGAAGCGGCGTATGGCTGGAATCACTCATGGCTTTCGTCTAGTGCGGCGCGCAGCCGATGTCACCGTCGATCGGGACGGGATGGCGGCGCGAAGCGCCCGTGCGATACGCAAGGCGCAGGCCATACAGAGTTTTCGGGATCGCATTACATCATGACGAAGCGGAGTTTCGGGCGGACAGCGAAGATGGCGCGGCTATCGACCGCCGCGCTGGCGGCGGTGCTGATTGCGGGGGCAGCGGGAACGCCCGCGCTGGCACAGCAGGACGAAACGCCCGCCCCGACCCCGGCGCCGTCGGCCACCAGTCCGTCGACCTTCCGCCTGCCGTCGACCAACGATGGCCGTACCACGGGGATGCAGGGTCCCGCGGACAATGGCATTCCGCCGCTTGCGCCGGGCGAGCGCCGCGGGACTCCGGCACCGACGCCTGCGCCGAGCATGGTCGTCCCGACGCGCCCTGCGCCCGCGCCGACGACCCAGCGTCCGACCGCGACCACGCCGGCGCCGACCCCCGCGCCCACGCCCACGCGCCGCGATACGCCCGCCGCCGCATCGACGCGCGCGCCTTCCGCGGCGCCTGCGCCCGCGCCGACTCCGGCACCGACCGCATCGCAGGGTGCGCCCGCCGCGACCTCGCCGACCGACGATGCCGCCACGCTGCCGGGCTTCACCAGCGATCCGACGAGCGCAGCGGGCACCCTCGATGCGCCGGTGCAGCCGTCGGACGAGGCAGCCGGTGCGGCGGCGCCGATCGACAAGGGCGCGGTGCCAATCTGGGCGTGGCTGCTCGCGGGACTCGCCGCTGCCGGGGCGGGGCTATGGTATTGGCGCCGCCGTCCAGCGCCCGCCGCCGACGCCCCGGCTGATTATGATCAGCCCTCGCCGCCGCCCGCACCGCGTGCCGCCGTTCCTGCAGCGCGCGCAGCGCCGCAGCCAGCGCCGCAGCCTGCTCCTCCGGCGCCGCAACCCGCGCCGCAACCGGATCGTGGGCCCCAGCCGCAATTCCGGCCGACGCCGCTTCCGGTCGCTTCGCCGCCCGTTCCCTCCCCGCTCGTCACGCGCCCCGCCGCAGAACGACGCGCGCAGGTGTCGATGGCGTTCGAGGTGCGCGACATTCGCCTGACGTCCGAACATCTGGTCGTGTCCTTCACGCTCAACCTGCTGAACGAGGGGCTGCTCGACGCCACCGGCCTCCTCGTCCGTATTGCGCTGCATCAGGCGTCGGCGATGCCCGAAGCGGTGCTCGCGCGCTTTTTCGACGGCGCGGGGGGCAGCGTGCTGCGCGACGACATGACATTGGCGGCGGGCGCGGGCGAGGCGCTGACGACCGAGGTGATGTTGCCGCGGGCGATCGTCGAGCCGCTGGTGATCGCCGGCCGCCCGATGCTGATCCCGGTCATAGCGCTCGACGTCACCTATCATTGGGATGGCCCTGGCGAAGCCTTTGGCCAGAATGCCGGCAGTTTCGTGCTCGGCCGCGAACAGGGGACGAGCGGCAGCGACAAGCTGGCACCGCTGCCCTTCGATCGCCCGATGCTGGTCATCGACCGCCCTGGTGCGCGCACGACCGCCGTGCGCCGGATGCAGTGATTCTCCGCGTCGCGCGGGCGCCATGCTCCGCTTTACCTCTGCTTTTGTGTTGCGGCGCAGCATTGACTGGGGCAGAGCGCCACTGCGCTTGAAAAAGCGCAGGTGGGGGCATAGGCTGATGTTCCCCGGAAAGATTAAGAGCCACAGCAGGATGGCCGGCGGAGGGAATGGATAGAAGGTCCACCGCCCGGTCGTAACAGGAGCATGACATGGACGCCTTGGTTTCTACCGAATGGCTGGAACGCGAACTGGGGGCATCGGACCTGCGGGTTGTCGATGCGACGAAATTCATGGCGGGAACCGACCGCGACGCGCGGGCCGAATATGAAGCCGGCCATATCCCCGGCGCGGTGTTCATGGACCTGACCGAACTGGCCGACGCGACGAGCGCGGTCGAAAATATGGCGCCGCCGCCCGAAAAATTCGCGAGCCGCATGCAGTCGCTCGGCCTCGGCGACGGCAGCCGGATCGTGATCTATGACGACAGCCCGCTCAAGAGCGCGGCGCGTGCCTGGTGGCTGCTCAAACTGTTCGGCGCGCATGATGTCGCGCTGCTCGACGGCGGCCTCGCCAAGTGGAAGGCCGAAGGGCGCCCGCTAGAAATGGGCAAGCAGACGCTGCGCCACCGCCACTTCACCGTTTGGCGCGACGCGAAGGCCGTCCGCACCAAGGATCAGATGCTCGCCAATGTCGATGGCGGCACCGAACAGGTTGTCGATGCGCGCCCGGCGGCGCGCTTCACGGGCGAGGAACGCGATCCGCGTCCGGGCATGGCACCGGGACATATTCCCGGTTCGCGCAGCCTGCCGCACAGTCAGCTGTTCAACGACGATGGCACCTGGAAGCAGGGCGATGCGCTGAAGGCGGCTTTCGATGCCGCCGGGATCGATCTCGACAAGCCGCTCGTCGCGACCTGCGGCAGCGGCATGACCGCGACCGTCCTTGCCTTTGGCGCGCATCTGCTCGGCAAGGATGATGTCGCCGTTTATGACGGCAGCTGGAGCGAGTGGGGCGCCGACGCGGCGACTCCGAAAGCGACCGGCGCGGCCTGACCGGGCGGTGGCCGGCCCGGCGGACAAGGATGATCGACGCCGCCCCGCGACGAAGCTCGTGCAGGGCGGACGGCGGCCCGAATGGACGGGTGACCCTCGGCTTGGCGGGGGTATCGTCAATCCGCCGGTCTGGCGTGCCTCGACGATCCTTTATGACAGCATCGCCGATCTGAAGGCGCGCGGCCATGCGACGCACGACAAACTCTATTACGGCCGCCGCGGTACGCCGACGGTATGGGCGCTTGCCGACGCGCTGACCGAACTCGAGCCGGGCGCGGAGGGCACGCTGCTCTATCCTTCGGGCGTTGCAGCGATATCGGCGGGGCTGCTTGCGCTGCTCGCGCCGGGCGATCATCTGCTGATGGTCGACAGCGCCTATGAACCGACGCGCAGCTTTTGCGACGGCATGCTCGCGCGGTTCGGCGTGCGGACCAGCTATTATGATCCGTGCGTCGGCGCGCGCATCGCCGATCTGATCGAACCCGAAACGCGGTTGATCTTCCTCGAATCGCCGGGCAGCCTGACCTTCGAGGTCCAGGATGTGCCAGCGATCACGCGCATCGCCCGCGAACGCGGCGTCGTGACGATGCTCGACAATACCTGGGCGACCCCGCTGCTCTTTCCGGCGATCGCGCATGGCGCCGACGTGACGATGATGAGCCTGACCAAATATGTCGGCGGTCATTCGGACGCGATGATGGGATCGCTGACCGCGACGCGCAGCCTCTGGCCGCGGCTGCGGCAGGCGACCTATCAGCTCGGCCATGCGGTATCGCCCGACGATTGCGCGCTGATGCTGCGCGGGCTGCGCACGCTCGATGTGCGGCTGGAGCGCCACGGCGCCAATGCGCTTGCGGTGGCGCATTGGCTTGCGGCGCGGCCCGAGGTCGGGCGGGTTCTCTATCCGGCGCTGGCGGACGATCCGGGCCATGCGCTTTGGACGCGCGATTTTTCGGCGGCGAGCGGCCTGTTCGGCTTTACGCTGAAAGGCGCGGGCGATGCTGCACGCGCGCGCTTTATCGACGCGCTCACTCTGTTCGGCATCGGTTTCAGCTGGGGCGGCTTCGAAAGCCTGGTGGTGCCAAGCGATCCGCAGGCGATTCGCACCGCGACCGATTGGACCGATCCCGATGCGCTCATCCGCCTGTCGATCGGGCTCGAGGATCCGGTCGATCTGATCGCCGATCTCGAACGCGGATTCGCTGCGCTCGGCGGCGCATCATGATGGACGCGCTGCTCCTCCGGCTGGGCTTGCCGCGCATGGCGGAGGCCCAGCTGGCGGAGCTCGGCGTCGCCGCGATGATCGCCGGAGCGGCCTTGATCGTCGGCTGGACGCTGAAGGTTCGGCTCGGGCCGCAGCTGGCCAACTGGCTCCATGGCCGCGAACGCCATTCGCGCGGGCCGCTGACCGAACGAGCACCCGCGATTCTCGGCTGGCTGGTCGCGCTTCTGATCGCCGGAATCGGCTGGAGTGCCTGGGCCTGGACGCCCTATCCGGCGCTGCTGCTCGGGCTGGTGCTCGCTTTCTCGGCCGCGGCGACGGCGCGCAATCTGGTGCTGGGCGTCGGGCTGGGCCGCGTTCCGGCGCTGATGCTGGCGGCGGTGCTGTTCGTGGCGCTGTTGTCGCACGTCGTCGGCGGACTGGCGACCCTGCAGGACCGGCTCGATGCGATCGGCTTCAGCGCCGGACGCATGCATGTTTCGCTGCTGTCGCTCATCAATATCGCCCTGACGGCGCTGGTGCTGTTCCTGCTGGTGCGTATCGCCAACCGGGTCGTGCGGCGCGTCGTGCGCGGCGGTCCCGACCTCGATCCCACGCAGCAATTGCTGGTCGAAAAGATCGCGAGCGTTGTGATCGTGATTGCGGCCTTTTTCGTCGGCATCGACCTGCTCGGCATCGATCTGACCGCCTTTGCGGTCTTTTCGGGTGCGCTCGGGCTCGCCGTCGGTTTCGGCCTGCAAAAGACGTTCGGCAATCTGATCGCCGGAATCATCCTGTTGATGGATCGGTCGATCAAGCCGGGTGATGTCATCGTCGTCGCCGATGCGGTGGGACGGGTGAACAAGATCGGGGTGCGCGCGGTGTCGGTCATCACGCGCGATGGCAAGGAACATCTGATTCCGAACGAACTGCTGATGACCGAGCGGGTCGAGAATTGGAGTTATTCGAGCCGCGAAGTGCGAATCAAGATGGCGGTCGGCGTCAGCTATGACAGCGATCTGCGGCTGGCGCAGCGATTGATGCTCGAGGCCGCCGACGAAGCGCCGCGCGTTCTCAAAAAGCCCGCCCCGGTGTGCTGGATCACCGGTTTCGGCGACAGCGCGGTCAACCATGAACTGCGGCTGTGGATTTCGGACCCCGAAGGTGGGCTCGGCAATATCCAGGGCGACGTTTTTCTCCGCA
It encodes:
- a CDS encoding 2-hydroxychromene-2-carboxylate isomerase, which codes for MSLSADLFWSFRSPYSYLAIGRYRALMASHDVTINLRPVYPLAVRQPDFFERNHPNWLSYTMRDMIRVAQFHGIPFGPPRPDPIVQNVMTREIAAEQPYIYRLTRLGQAASRRGKSLAFCDEVAQLIWGGAQDWHLGDHLAGAAKRAGLDLAELDAEAESDAETLDQEIAANQVALEIAGHWGVPTLVFEGEPFFGQDRIEMAKWRMEQKGLRPR
- a CDS encoding alpha/beta fold hydrolase, whose product is MSIEPQFFDARDGVRLAWRAMGEGRPILLLHGLFSSAEVNWIKFGTAARIAREGYHVIMPDLRVHGSSAAPHGAEHYPSDILVDDLQDLVAHLDLADFDLGGFSLGARTSVRAVVAGMRPARLILGGMGLAGLAGWQRRGQFFKRVIAEYDSAKRGDDTWLSIQFMKTMKIDRVAAGLLLDSFTDTPPEALAAITMPTLVVCGEQDQDNGSASELVAALADAQLATIPGTHMSSVTEPELGEAIAAFLTA
- a CDS encoding M2 family metallopeptidase, with product MKAMISTMSLALSLALAAPAYAQDNAAATAAPAATPTAADADAFIAAVEKDLFDYTVEASQVNWVNATYITDDTDAMAARINAVGTEKSVKYALEAAKYMDVPGLSADTKRKLDILRTGLVLPAPTKPGAATELNTIATDLQSQYGKGRGRLDGKEISGSDIEAEMGNLQHTPAEFAEMWTSWHDNVGAPMKDDYARMVAIANEGAKELGFADTGAMWRSGYDMSPEDFAKTTERLWQEVKPLYMALHTYVRWKLNEKYGDAVQPKTGPIRADLLGNMWAQEWGNIYPLVAPPGSGDLGYDIGDLLKEKGKAPLDMVKAGENFYSSLGFAKLPDTFWKRSQFLKPADREVVCHASAWDVDNKDDIRIKMCIKVNSDDFVTIHHELGHNYYQRAYNKQPFLYLNGANDGFHEAIGDFIALSITPQYLVDIGLLDKAKVPSADKDIGLLLRQAMDKVAFLPFGLLVDRWRWGVFDGSIKPADYNKAWTQLRLQYQGITPPVARPETAFDPGAKYHIPGNTPYTRYFLARVLQFQFYQAACKQAGWKGPLHRCSFYGNKEVGQKLNAMLEMGASKPWPDALEVFTGSRDMSGKAMMEYFAPLKKWLDEQNKGKPSGW
- a CDS encoding helicase HerA-like domain-containing protein, with amino-acid sequence MSDGSEATEIYIGLGGGGAPDGPRQSLVLKRANRHGLIAGATGTGKTVTLQGLAEGFSAVGVPVFVADVKGDLSGLAMAGSPTSKLHEVFAKRAAEIGDSDWAYHDNPAIFWDLFGEQGHPIRTTISEMGPLLLARLMDLNEVQEGVLSIAFRVADEQNLLLLDMGDLQAMLAWCAENAGDLSTKYGNVTKATVGTIQRQLLSLQSQGGDHFFGEPALDIMDMIQCDDKGRGYVNILAADKLMASPKLYATFLLWLLSEMFETLPEIGDPDKPKLVFFFDEAHLLFDDAPPALVDKIEQVVRLIRSKGVGVYFVTQNPIDVPEEVAGQLGNRVQHALRAFTPRDQKAVKAAADTFRPNPKVDVAREITELKVGEALVSLLMPDGAPSPVERTLIKPPCSRAGPLDPKERAIIQSISPVAGKYDTLVNRESAEELLAAKAEQAQAAAAEAKAQEEADKAAAIAAKEEAKRKAADERVRLQQERAAAREAAKPSMAEKMMQSAARSAATSLGRQVAGKFGGQLMRGILGSLFK
- a CDS encoding globin; this translates as MTAGDAARMEAALLAIADAGIDIRHALFDRFLNAFPQRRAAFLNLDAASRRMTDETLQAMFGLAQDEGWVWPQIAELVVTHRNYGALTTAEYDAFVDMAVDALAVAAGTAWDADCNAAWRRQAAALKAMIHRALAEWQAALPEAHRQAAG
- a CDS encoding cytochrome P450, encoding MTKPILPGEVAAAVVDPAAYGAWDGLHEQLSWARANAPLAVAENPDYDPFWLVTRHADVMAIGRDPQRFANAVRPTVLTNRDGEALARAATPGNDGHLIRSLVQMDAPDHMKYRLLTQSWFMPKNLKQVEDRIRQIARETVDKLLATGGECDFARDVAAHYPLHVVMDILGVPPEDEPRMLMLTQQLFGSTDPDLNRSREAITSAEQAIAMLHYVIADFENYFRELTADRRANPRQDIATVIANATIDGGQIPDRELAGYYMIIATAGHDTTSASTAGAIMELAKNPALFERFRAADSDKAGLIEEAIRWTTPVQHFMRTARADVEIGGQQIREGDWLMLNYVSANRDEAVFGDPFAFDPDRAKNQQIAFGFGAHVCLGQHLARMEMRIMMEELLPRLKKLELAGEPARVESVFVGGLKRLPIRFEAA
- a CDS encoding acyl-CoA thioesterase, yielding MSSAALPHDHDITVGPDVIDFMGHVNNAHYLSWVQDAVLSHWRKIAPPEAVAQHLWVALKHEITYRRPAFLDDEVIATVILEKVQGARAFYETIIKRGEEVLAEVKSSWCCIDAETLRPARLASDVIARFFPGEKV
- the queF gene encoding preQ(1) synthase; the encoded protein is MSDSSHTPLQPKHLGQSSELPASPEAALLDYVPNPRAGELYLVRFAAPEFTSLCPVTGQPDFAHLVIDYAPGETIVESKSLKLFLGSFRNHAGFHEDCTVGIGRRLFDEMQPQWLRIGGYWYPRGGIPIDVFWQSGPPPLGLWLPDQGVAPYRGRG